The Populus alba chromosome 6, ASM523922v2, whole genome shotgun sequence genome contains a region encoding:
- the LOC118050326 gene encoding V-type proton ATPase subunit c''2, whose amino-acid sequence MSSSWSHALVRISPYTFSAVGIAIAIGVSVLGAAWGIYITGSSLIGAAIKAPRITSKNLISVIFCEAVAIYGVIVAIILQTKLESVPASQIYDPESLRAGYAIFASGIIVGFANLFCGLCVGIIGSSCALSDAQNSTLFVKILVIEIFGSALGLFGVIVGIIMSAQATWPARSA is encoded by the exons ATGTCTAGCTCATGGTCGCATGCACTCGTTAGGATCTCTCCTTACACTTTCTCCGCCGTAGGCATCGCCATCGCCATCGGTGTCTCAGTCCTCGGCGCCGCCTG GGGGATTTATATAACTGGGAGTAGTTTAATTGGTGCTGCAATCAAGGCTCCTCGCATTACTTCTAAGAATCTCATCAG TGTAATTTTTTGTGAGGCTGTTGCTATCTATGGCGTCATTGTAGCAATTATTCTACAAACAAAGTTAGAGAGTGTTCCAGCATCACAGATTTATGACCCCGAGTCTCTTAGAGCTGGATATGCAATTTTTGCCTCTGGGATTATTGTGGGCTTTGCAAACCTCTTCTGCGG ATTGTGCGTGGGTATAATTGGAAGCAGCTGTGCTCTGTCTGATGCCCAAAACTCAACTCTTTTTGTGAAGATTCTTGTGATTGAGATCTTTGGTAGTGCTCTGGGGTTGTTTGGAGTGATTGTTGGAATTATTATGTCAGCTCAAGCAACATGGCCTGCAAGATCAgcgtaa
- the LOC118050325 gene encoding uncharacterized protein, whose amino-acid sequence MGAGREVSISLDGVRDKNVMQLKKLNTALFPVRYNDKYYADALASGDFTKLAYYSDICVGSIACRLEKKEGGGLRVYIMTLGVLAPYRGLGIGTKLLNHVIDLCSKQNISEMYLHVQTNNEDAISFYKKFGFEITDTIQNYYTNITPPDCYLLTKFITETKN is encoded by the exons ATGGGGGCAGGGCGTGAAGTATCAATATCCCTAGATGGAGTAAGAGACAAGAACGTGATGCAGCTTAAGAAACTAAACACTGCTCTCTTCCCTGTTCGCTATAATGACAAATACTACGCCGATGCCCTCGCTTCTGGCGATTTCACCAAGCTAG cataTTACAGTGACATCTGTGTCGGTTCAATTGCTTGCCGACTGGAGAAGAAAGAAGGCGGAGGTCTACGTGTTTACATCATGACATTAGGTGTTTTAGCACCATATCGTGGCCTAGGCATTG GTACAAAGTTGTTGAATCATGTTATTGATCTCTGCTCAAAGCAAAATATTTCTGAGATGTACTTGCACGTGCAGACAAACAATGAAGATGCTATCAGCTTTTACAAGAAATTTGGATTTGAAATCACAGATACCATCCAGAACTATTACACGAACATTACCCCGCCTGACTGCTATCTTCTTACAAAATTCATCACTGAGACGAAGAATTAA